A section of the Procambarus clarkii isolate CNS0578487 chromosome 68, FALCON_Pclarkii_2.0, whole genome shotgun sequence genome encodes:
- the LOC138355591 gene encoding nucleolar protein dao-5-like yields the protein MPLLRCRFPAASPTTKNPTPHSLLSNAESSSSAQKPASGSPVRRSPRVVLQCAEACEWFSSAPKPSSGSPVRRSLRVVLQCAEAREWFSSAPKPASGSPVRRSPRVVLQCAEAREWFSSAQKPASGSPVRRSPRVVVQCAEAREWFSSAQKPASGSPVRRSPRVVLQCAEAREWFSSAQKPASGSPVRRSPRVVVQCAEAREWFSSAQKPASGSPVRRSPRVVLQCAEAREWFSSAQKPASGSPVRRSPRVVLQCAEAREWFSSAQKPASGSPVRRSPLTNDAIIKSLQHRIKELFQTLLD from the coding sequence ATGCCTCTCCTGAGGTGCAGATTCCCTGCTGCGTCGCCTACGACAAAGAACCCCACACCTCATTCCCTTCTGAGCAATGCCGAGTCGTCCTCCAGTGCGCAGAAGCCCGCGAGTGGTTCTCCAGTGCGCCGAAGCCCGCGAGTGGTTCTCCAGTGCGCCGAAGCCTGCGAGTGGTTCTCCAGTGCGCCGAAGCCCTCGAGTGGTTCTCCAGTGCGCCGAAGCCTGCGAGTGGTTCTCCAGTGCGCAGAAGCCCGCGAGTGGTTCTCCAGTGCGCCGAAGCCTGCGAGTGGTTCTCCAGTGCGCAGAAGCCCGCGAGTGGTTCTCCAGTGCGCAGAAGCCCGCGAGTGGTTCTCCAGTGCGCAGAAGCCCGCGAGTGGTTCTCCAGTGCGCAGAAGCCCGCGAGTGGTTGTCCAGTGCGCAGAAGCCCGCGAGTGGTTCTCCAGTGCGCAGAAGCCTGCGAGTGGTTCTCCAGTGCGCAGAAGCCCGCGAGTGGTTCTCCAGTGCGCAGAAGCCCGCGAGTGGTTCTCCAGTGCGCAGAAGCCCGCGAGTGGTTCTCCAGTGCGCAGAAGCCCGCGAGTGGTTGTCCAGTGCGCAGAAGCCCGCGAGTGGTTCTCCAGTGCGCAGAAGCCCGCGAGTGGTTCTCCAGTGCGCAGAAGCCCGCGAGTGGTTCTCCAGTGCGCAGAAGCCCGCGAGTGGTTCTCCAGTGCGCAGAAGCCCGCGAGTGGTTCTCCAGTGCGCAGAAGCCCGCGAGTGGTTCTCCAGTGCGCAGAAGCCCGCGAGTGGTTCTCCAGTGCGCAGAAGCCCGCGAGTGGTTCTCCAGTGCGCAGAAGCCCGCTAACAAATGACGCCATCATAAAAAGTTTGCAACACAGGATAAAGGAACTTTTCCAGACGTTACTTGATTAG